The Streptomyces sp. NBC_00344 genome includes a window with the following:
- a CDS encoding NAD(P)H-hydrate dehydratase translates to MRTAYSVETVRTAERELMARLPDGALMQRAAAGLAAACADLLGRVYGARVVLLIGSGANGGDALFAGARLARRGAGVSAVLLDPDRAHEAGLRALLAAGGRVDDTSVIVRADLVVDGITGIGGRGGLRPDAEAALWAVSDAVPVVAVDLPSGVSADTGEVVGEAVRADATVTFGAYKPGLLIDPAAEYAGAVRLVDIGLDLPVVPELEALQYADVAALLPRPSAESDKYRRGVVGIAAGSARYPGAAVLAVAGALHGGAGAVRYTGPAADAVIARFPETLVHAGPPSKAGRVQAWVVGPGIGDDASAVDDVLATDVPVLVDADGLRLLDAEAVRARSAPTLLTPHAGEAAALLDISREEVEGGRLSAARGLATRYGATVLLKGSTTLVASPSGDVPVRVNPTGTPWLATAGSGDVLSGLAGSLLAAGLEARDAGSVAAYLHGLAARRASGGAAVVAQDVAEHVAGAWRDICR, encoded by the coding sequence ATGCGTACTGCTTACAGCGTGGAAACCGTGAGGACCGCCGAGCGTGAACTGATGGCGCGGCTGCCGGACGGCGCACTGATGCAGCGGGCCGCCGCCGGGCTCGCCGCTGCCTGCGCGGATCTGCTGGGCCGGGTGTACGGCGCCAGGGTCGTGCTGCTCATCGGCAGCGGGGCCAATGGGGGAGACGCCCTCTTTGCCGGGGCGAGACTCGCGCGGCGCGGGGCCGGGGTGAGCGCGGTGCTGCTCGACCCCGACCGGGCGCACGAAGCCGGACTGCGGGCGCTGCTCGCGGCCGGCGGGCGGGTCGACGACACCTCGGTGATCGTCCGGGCCGATCTGGTGGTCGACGGCATCACCGGCATCGGTGGTCGCGGCGGGCTGCGCCCGGACGCGGAAGCCGCGCTCTGGGCGGTGTCGGACGCGGTGCCGGTGGTCGCCGTCGATCTGCCGAGCGGGGTGTCGGCCGACACCGGCGAGGTCGTGGGCGAGGCCGTACGGGCCGATGCCACGGTCACCTTCGGCGCTTACAAGCCGGGGCTGCTCATCGACCCGGCCGCCGAGTACGCCGGCGCGGTGCGGCTGGTCGACATCGGGCTCGACCTGCCTGTCGTACCGGAACTCGAGGCGCTGCAGTACGCGGACGTGGCCGCGCTGCTGCCCAGGCCCTCGGCGGAGAGCGACAAGTACCGGCGGGGCGTGGTCGGTATCGCGGCGGGGTCGGCGCGTTACCCAGGAGCCGCGGTCCTCGCGGTGGCGGGCGCCCTGCACGGCGGGGCGGGCGCCGTGCGCTACACCGGGCCGGCCGCGGACGCGGTGATCGCCCGCTTCCCGGAGACCCTGGTGCACGCAGGTCCGCCCTCCAAGGCCGGGCGGGTGCAGGCCTGGGTGGTCGGGCCGGGTATCGGCGACGACGCGTCGGCGGTCGACGACGTACTGGCGACCGATGTACCGGTGCTGGTGGACGCCGACGGCCTGCGACTGCTGGACGCGGAGGCGGTACGGGCCAGGTCGGCGCCCACGCTGCTCACCCCGCACGCGGGTGAGGCGGCGGCGCTGCTCGACATCTCGCGGGAGGAGGTCGAGGGCGGACGGCTGTCGGCGGCACGCGGTCTCGCCACCCGGTACGGGGCGACGGTGCTGCTCAAGGGCTCGACCACGCTGGTCGCATCGCCGTCGGGCGACGTACCGGTCCGGGTGAATCCCACCGGCACCCCGTGGCTGGCGACGGCGGGCAGCGGCGATGTGCTGTCGGGTCTCGCGGGCTCCTTGCTCGCCGCGGGCCTGGAGGCGAGGGACGCCGGTTCCGTGGCGGCGTATCTGCACGGGCTCGCGGCGCGCCGCGCGTCCGGCGGGGCCGCCGTGG